A window of the Arenibacter algicola genome harbors these coding sequences:
- the brnQ gene encoding branched-chain amino acid transport system II carrier protein: MHNTKDTLVTSFALFSLFFGAGNLILPPLLGFQSGNYWWLVALGFAMSAVLVPILGILAHAKIQGTIYDFGKKVSPNFSLIYSLLIYVISLSLPSPRTAAVTHEIAVQPFFNSSALLSSVVYFSLVFIFAINRSKLLDILGKFLTPAIILILVLIIVTSLFTFDFNFGATEITSPFSHGILEGYQTFDAIGAVVVGGVIIVSINLKSNASFKDKKTLVRNAGWLAGLSLFIIYTGLILSGALNHNNFELNITRIELLSGISKQSLGNNANIFLSILVSLACFTTAVGIVTGSSDFMKDRLPKYKHAYLLTAIVGCLLGIVMGQFNVAYIITVAFPALMFIYPITIILILLNVIPEKWASPMVFKTVVITTVIFSIPDFLGSLGNWGPKKEVFDWIPFSAYQLGWVLPAVAAFAISNMAEKGALGQRPRSV; this comes from the coding sequence ATGCACAATACTAAGGATACCCTTGTCACCTCCTTTGCACTATTCTCCTTATTTTTTGGGGCAGGAAATTTGATTCTCCCACCCCTATTGGGGTTTCAGTCTGGAAATTATTGGTGGCTGGTGGCCCTGGGGTTTGCAATGTCTGCGGTCTTGGTACCCATATTGGGAATTTTGGCCCATGCCAAAATACAGGGTACCATTTATGATTTTGGAAAAAAGGTCTCCCCTAATTTTAGTCTTATCTATTCCTTATTGATTTATGTTATTTCCTTGAGCTTGCCCTCACCACGTACTGCTGCCGTTACCCATGAAATAGCAGTACAGCCCTTCTTCAATTCTTCTGCCCTCCTCAGCAGTGTGGTCTATTTTTCCTTGGTTTTTATTTTTGCTATAAATCGATCCAAATTATTGGACATACTGGGCAAATTTCTTACCCCTGCCATCATATTAATTTTGGTTTTGATAATCGTTACGAGCCTTTTTACGTTCGACTTCAATTTTGGGGCCACCGAAATTACCAGTCCTTTTAGCCATGGAATTTTGGAAGGCTACCAAACATTTGATGCCATTGGGGCGGTAGTGGTCGGAGGCGTGATCATTGTATCCATCAATCTAAAGTCCAACGCATCCTTTAAAGACAAGAAAACTTTGGTCCGCAATGCGGGCTGGTTGGCGGGCTTAAGCCTTTTTATAATATACACCGGCCTTATCCTTAGCGGAGCCCTAAACCACAACAATTTTGAATTGAATATCACCAGAATAGAATTGCTTTCCGGAATAAGCAAGCAAAGCCTAGGGAATAACGCCAATATTTTCCTAAGCATTTTGGTAAGTCTGGCCTGTTTTACCACTGCCGTGGGCATTGTTACAGGGTCTTCCGATTTTATGAAGGACCGGCTCCCCAAATACAAACATGCCTATCTGCTAACGGCTATAGTGGGCTGCCTTCTTGGGATTGTAATGGGGCAATTTAATGTGGCCTATATTATTACGGTAGCTTTTCCCGCACTTATGTTTATATACCCCATTACCATAATATTGATCCTCCTTAACGTAATTCCAGAAAAATGGGCCTCACCAATGGTGTTTAAGACCGTGGTAATCACTACCGTCATTTTTAGCATCCCGGATTTTTTGGGCAGTTTGGGAAACTGGGGCCCTAAAAAGGAAGTTTTTGACTGGATACCTTTTAGTGCCTACCAGTTGGGCTGGGTTTTGCCAGCTGTGGCTGCTTTTGCGATTTCGAATATGGCTGAAAAAGGCGCGTTAGGACAAAGACCCCGATCGGTTTGA
- a CDS encoding PA14 domain-containing protein — protein sequence MKNTIFPRLPIILFFIVLNLSCEHKVNYERPIDTWVFRSVMDKQPRMFTVALNKDLYTCYNLQSGNLYKVWKGGVNYEGAVYTTAHGIQPTSFGFAYVQDDSQQTQWSLKSEDGMEIPEINYMGYSMINGQVGINLELISKTGKSVKIREIPEYTCEEGRTGLVRTFTILEGSSKDLVPVLNYGTDNELIFREVLQGGKRNENNNGLELAQNTVVKTYFNPVPADWAPPKEDDMGMIAVGTKIVESSDCSACHLQNENLVGPAYDSIAKRYPFNWASIDALADKIRLGGTGNWGAIPMSAHPDISRSEAQNMTFYILSLDGEPEPQERVVDIALNTPDITFALDNEDRRGGDKKEKQTGAAVSLYLVNDSGDLYEDLTKNTLPILNGIAPAIHLPTSGVLGEITEHFYMEFKGFIKSDKKANKTFRLISDDGSVLKLNGSEIIDNRGDHGAEAVNALAVLEKGWNEFLLQFQQGGGGYGLSLQWSDDGEQFTVVPDSVFYHDTSAFRKLLPYVSKRASTVPGDQMPLNAVHPSFDMFQAKPSEFHPRIGGIDFIDKDKMVICTWDASGSVYILKNYNTEDPESIEVKQIAKGLAEPLGIKMVDGELYVLQKQELTKLIDTDGDEIIDEYQKVCDSWNVTSHYHEFAFGLVYKEGSFYATLATDLGSEFKEVKDRGKVVRISKDGSEVEVIAEGFRTPNGIAEGPDGALYVADNQGNWIPTSKIVRVEKGKFYGFKHADWERVKDYKEDPPLVWLPHGEISNSPSQPAILNIGPYKDQMIHGDVTHGGIKRVFIDEVEGVKQGAVFRFIQGLDAGINRTVWGPDGNLYAGGVGSGGNWRHEGRLWYALHRFKYNEKSTFEMLAVRAKSKGMEIEFTQPIASDDLVNAYAFEAQQFYYEATEEYGGPKLREEELKIKTVNLSADRKKVFLEIDGIQENKVLYIHITKPFKSENGQSLWSTETWYTMTKKPVDSSGIKKP from the coding sequence ATGAAAAATACCATTTTCCCTCGCCTGCCCATTATCTTGTTTTTTATAGTTCTTAATCTCTCATGTGAGCATAAAGTAAATTATGAAAGACCTATTGATACATGGGTGTTTAGATCGGTCATGGATAAACAACCAAGAATGTTCACGGTTGCCCTGAACAAGGATTTGTATACTTGTTACAACCTGCAATCCGGAAATTTGTACAAAGTATGGAAAGGCGGGGTTAATTATGAGGGAGCCGTTTATACCACGGCCCATGGTATACAACCTACAAGTTTTGGTTTTGCCTATGTGCAGGATGATTCCCAGCAAACACAATGGAGTTTAAAGAGTGAAGATGGAATGGAAATTCCTGAAATCAATTATATGGGTTACTCCATGATTAACGGCCAAGTAGGAATAAATCTTGAATTGATATCAAAAACAGGAAAATCGGTTAAGATTCGTGAAATTCCTGAGTACACATGTGAAGAAGGTCGTACAGGATTGGTTAGAACCTTTACTATTCTTGAAGGTTCATCCAAAGACCTGGTACCCGTATTGAATTATGGTACTGACAATGAATTGATATTTAGGGAAGTCCTGCAGGGGGGTAAAAGAAATGAAAATAACAATGGGTTGGAGCTTGCTCAAAATACTGTGGTTAAGACGTATTTTAATCCTGTTCCGGCAGATTGGGCACCCCCAAAAGAAGATGATATGGGAATGATCGCGGTTGGAACAAAAATAGTTGAAAGTAGCGATTGTAGTGCCTGTCATCTTCAAAACGAAAATCTGGTTGGCCCTGCATATGATTCCATTGCTAAGAGGTACCCTTTTAATTGGGCCAGTATTGATGCCTTGGCAGACAAAATTAGGCTGGGCGGAACCGGGAATTGGGGAGCTATCCCCATGTCTGCCCATCCTGATATTTCCAGGTCCGAAGCACAGAATATGACCTTTTACATTTTGTCCTTGGATGGTGAGCCTGAACCTCAGGAAAGGGTTGTGGATATTGCATTGAATACACCCGACATCACTTTTGCCTTGGACAATGAGGATCGAAGAGGTGGTGATAAAAAGGAAAAACAGACCGGGGCCGCAGTAAGTTTATATTTGGTAAATGATAGTGGGGATCTGTATGAGGATCTGACCAAGAACACCCTGCCAATATTAAACGGAATCGCTCCTGCTATTCATTTACCTACCTCCGGGGTGTTGGGAGAAATAACCGAACATTTCTATATGGAGTTTAAAGGGTTTATAAAATCTGATAAAAAGGCAAACAAAACATTTAGACTAATTAGTGATGATGGTTCGGTATTGAAGCTTAATGGTTCCGAAATAATTGATAATAGAGGGGATCATGGTGCTGAGGCCGTAAACGCATTGGCGGTTTTGGAAAAGGGATGGAATGAATTTTTGCTGCAATTTCAACAAGGTGGCGGAGGTTATGGTCTTTCGCTTCAATGGTCCGATGATGGCGAGCAGTTTACTGTGGTCCCGGATTCCGTTTTTTATCACGACACCAGTGCTTTTCGGAAATTATTGCCTTATGTTTCAAAAAGGGCGAGTACGGTTCCCGGTGACCAAATGCCCTTGAATGCGGTGCACCCGTCTTTCGACATGTTTCAGGCCAAGCCCTCGGAATTTCATCCCAGGATAGGCGGTATAGATTTTATAGACAAGGACAAAATGGTCATCTGTACCTGGGACGCCTCCGGCTCTGTGTACATTTTGAAAAACTATAATACCGAAGACCCTGAATCTATAGAAGTAAAACAAATAGCCAAGGGATTGGCCGAGCCTTTGGGAATTAAAATGGTAGATGGGGAACTTTATGTGCTGCAAAAACAGGAGCTTACCAAATTGATCGATACCGATGGTGATGAGATAATAGACGAGTATCAAAAAGTTTGTGACTCCTGGAACGTTACCTCACATTATCATGAATTTGCCTTTGGATTGGTTTATAAGGAGGGTAGTTTTTATGCCACCTTGGCAACGGACTTAGGTTCGGAATTTAAAGAAGTAAAGGACAGGGGAAAGGTAGTAAGAATTAGCAAGGACGGAAGTGAAGTGGAGGTTATAGCCGAGGGCTTTAGAACCCCCAATGGTATTGCAGAAGGACCTGATGGGGCACTTTATGTGGCCGATAACCAGGGCAATTGGATACCAACAAGTAAAATTGTACGTGTGGAAAAGGGCAAATTTTATGGCTTTAAACATGCGGATTGGGAACGGGTAAAGGATTATAAGGAAGATCCTCCATTGGTATGGCTTCCGCATGGCGAAATTAGCAATTCCCCAAGTCAACCTGCCATTTTGAATATCGGACCCTATAAGGATCAAATGATTCATGGCGATGTTACCCATGGCGGCATTAAAAGGGTGTTTATTGATGAGGTGGAAGGCGTAAAACAAGGAGCTGTTTTTCGTTTTATTCAAGGATTGGATGCTGGAATAAACAGGACGGTCTGGGGCCCCGATGGCAACCTGTATGCCGGCGGGGTGGGATCCGGCGGCAATTGGAGGCATGAAGGGCGACTTTGGTATGCCTTACATCGCTTTAAATACAATGAAAAATCCACTTTTGAAATGTTGGCGGTCAGGGCGAAAAGCAAGGGTATGGAAATAGAATTTACCCAGCCGATAGCTTCTGATGATTTGGTGAATGCCTATGCTTTTGAGGCGCAACAATTTTATTATGAAGCCACAGAGGAATATGGAGGTCCAAAATTGCGAGAGGAAGAGCTTAAGATCAAAACGGTGAACCTATCTGCAGATAGGAAAAAAGTATTTTTGGAGATTGACGGTATTCAAGAAAACAAGGTGCTTTACATACATATAACAAAACCTTTTAAAAGTGAAAATGGCCAATCACTGTGGTCAACGGAAACCTGGTATACCATGACCAAAAAACCTGTGGACAGCTCTGGAATTAAAAAACCTTAA
- a CDS encoding sugar phosphate isomerase/epimerase family protein, with amino-acid sequence MDNKRRNFIRGMALAPLLLGTRNIMAGNYSEPLANNRLQYSVNAFSFNSALRSGEMTFYDMMEFAANIGLDAVDLTGYYFSSYPDPPSNSELFGLKRKALELGLNITWTGIRNNFVNPDAVARKVDSDMIREWLGVSSSLGATIMRVFTGKYNDDGFSKKEVKEWLIDEYKICAKYGAEKGVIVGLQNHNEFLFTSEEIIDIIVRVNSEWFGLILDIGSLHAENPYDEIEKLAPYANYWFIKEHIFPSGIKTPVDMEKIAAIIKNQGYRGYISFESLSDGDPKQIITSMFSSFKTEYEKLK; translated from the coding sequence ATGGATAATAAAAGAAGAAATTTCATTCGGGGTATGGCACTCGCTCCATTGCTATTGGGAACAAGGAATATTATGGCTGGCAATTACTCTGAACCTTTGGCCAATAATAGACTACAATATAGTGTCAATGCATTTTCCTTCAATTCCGCATTAAGAAGTGGTGAAATGACATTTTATGATATGATGGAATTTGCTGCGAATATAGGTTTGGATGCAGTGGATCTGACCGGATATTATTTCTCTTCATACCCAGATCCCCCATCCAATAGTGAACTTTTTGGTTTAAAACGAAAAGCGTTGGAACTTGGTCTGAATATCACTTGGACCGGTATTAGAAATAACTTTGTTAACCCTGATGCCGTTGCCCGTAAGGTTGACAGCGACATGATAAGAGAATGGTTAGGGGTTTCATCCAGTTTAGGAGCTACGATCATGAGGGTTTTTACTGGAAAATACAATGATGATGGATTTTCCAAAAAAGAAGTAAAGGAGTGGCTTATAGATGAGTACAAAATCTGTGCTAAGTACGGAGCTGAAAAGGGCGTAATCGTAGGTTTACAAAATCACAATGAATTTTTATTCACAAGTGAGGAAATTATTGATATAATAGTAAGGGTCAACTCTGAATGGTTTGGGTTAATTCTAGATATAGGAAGCTTGCATGCCGAAAATCCTTATGATGAAATTGAAAAGTTGGCTCCCTATGCAAATTATTGGTTTATCAAAGAACATATTTTCCCAAGTGGCATCAAAACCCCGGTAGATATGGAGAAAATTGCCGCTATAATTAAAAACCAAGGTTATCGGGGCTATATTTCATTTGAAAGTCTTTCTGATGGCGATCCCAAACAAATTATCACTTCCATGTTTAGTTCATTCAAAACTGAGTATGAAAAACTTAAATAG
- a CDS encoding Gfo/Idh/MocA family protein produces MSKKKTAFSNNSRRDFIKGTGLATAGFMIVPRHVLGGPGYVAPSDKLNIAGIGAGGKGRSDIASFAESPNVNIVGFCDVDDRQAVESRKSFPKAKYYADFRTMLENEKDNIDAVSVSTPDHNHAVAAYMAMSMGKHVYVQKPLTHDIWEARMLTEAAKKFKVVTQMGNQGGSGDGVRKMKELYDTGIIGDVHTVKCWTNRAIWPQALQTPTKKDKIPKGLNWDLWLGTAEMRDYNDAYLPFDWRGWSDFGTGALGDMACHIMDPVYRILPILYPNQVECSVSDSFKGKFETADYPKSFPNSSKIHLSYPRTDGKGTVKVTWMDGGLLPERPDEMGDDEALGNWDGGVLFIGTKGKLLADCYGANPRLLPLSLNEQFEVAETIARVPEGHYLQWVNACMAGYGNAETSSSFDYAGPFTESILIGNLALKAYFEVDPNADQSSFWGGSKYNGRKRLLWDAENMRVTNFEPANKYVKRNYRAGYSLG; encoded by the coding sequence ATGTCCAAAAAAAAGACCGCATTTAGTAACAATTCGAGAAGAGATTTTATTAAAGGTACCGGCTTGGCAACTGCCGGATTTATGATCGTCCCAAGACACGTATTGGGAGGTCCGGGTTATGTTGCCCCAAGTGACAAACTAAATATTGCCGGCATAGGTGCCGGTGGTAAAGGTAGAAGTGATATTGCATCATTCGCAGAAAGTCCCAATGTTAATATTGTAGGGTTTTGCGATGTGGATGACAGACAGGCCGTAGAGTCCAGGAAATCGTTCCCAAAGGCAAAATACTATGCCGATTTTAGGACAATGTTGGAAAATGAAAAGGACAATATTGACGCCGTTTCGGTATCGACTCCAGATCACAATCATGCCGTTGCCGCTTATATGGCCATGTCCATGGGCAAGCACGTTTACGTTCAAAAACCTTTGACACACGATATCTGGGAGGCTAGAATGCTTACCGAAGCAGCAAAAAAATTCAAGGTAGTTACCCAAATGGGTAATCAAGGTGGATCTGGTGATGGAGTCCGTAAAATGAAAGAACTCTATGATACAGGTATTATAGGCGATGTCCACACGGTGAAATGTTGGACCAACAGGGCCATATGGCCACAAGCATTACAGACACCAACTAAAAAAGATAAAATTCCAAAAGGCTTAAACTGGGACCTATGGTTGGGAACAGCTGAAATGCGCGATTATAATGATGCCTATCTTCCTTTTGATTGGAGGGGCTGGTCCGATTTCGGAACAGGGGCATTAGGTGATATGGCCTGCCATATTATGGATCCTGTATACAGAATTCTACCAATTCTATATCCTAACCAAGTTGAATGTAGCGTTTCCGACTCCTTTAAAGGGAAATTTGAAACAGCTGATTATCCTAAGAGTTTCCCCAATTCCTCTAAGATACACTTGAGCTATCCAAGAACCGATGGCAAAGGCACTGTAAAAGTTACTTGGATGGACGGCGGACTTCTACCGGAAAGACCAGACGAAATGGGAGATGACGAAGCTTTGGGCAACTGGGATGGTGGTGTACTATTTATTGGTACCAAAGGAAAATTATTGGCCGACTGTTATGGTGCCAATCCAAGATTGCTTCCGTTATCTTTAAACGAACAGTTCGAAGTTGCAGAAACAATTGCGAGAGTTCCGGAAGGTCACTATTTACAATGGGTAAATGCCTGTATGGCGGGTTATGGCAATGCCGAAACCAGTTCTTCATTCGATTATGCCGGTCCGTTTACCGAAAGTATCCTTATAGGTAACTTGGCCCTTAAGGCCTATTTTGAAGTAGACCCTAATGCCGATCAGAGCAGTTTCTGGGGAGGTTCAAAATACAACGGAAGAAAACGCTTGTTGTGGGATGCAGAAAATATGAGGGTTACCAACTTTGAACCAGCCAACAAATATGTAAAACGTAACTATAGAGCTGGATATTCTTTAGGATAG
- a CDS encoding aminopeptidase P family protein → MKYQQIDHNLFVKNRKKFMARMKPKSIAVFNSNDLYPIGADSTMPFEQNRDLFYLSGADQEETILLLFPDAHEKKHREILFVRETNAHIAVWEGEKLTKEKATEVSGIETIYWLTEFDKIFYDLMTEVETIYFNTNEHYRQAVETQTREDRFIMKCKQDYPAHQWAKSNPILQEIRGVKEPEEIAIMQTACNITEKGFRRLLQFVKPGVMEYEIEAELLHEFIRNKSKGFAYTPIIASGNNANVLHYIENNRECKDGDMLLMDVAAEYANYSSDLTRTIPVNGRFTPRQKAVYEAVLRVKNDATAMLVPGTMWGEYHKEVGKLMTSELLGLGLLDKADVQNEDKDWPAYKKYFMHGTSHHIGLNTHDYGALKTPMVANMVYTVEPGIYIPEEKMGIRLEDDVVIQEKGAPFNLMANIPIEAAEIEELMNA, encoded by the coding sequence ATGAAATATCAGCAAATAGATCACAACTTGTTTGTAAAGAACCGCAAGAAATTTATGGCCAGAATGAAGCCAAAAAGTATTGCCGTTTTTAATTCCAATGACCTTTATCCTATTGGTGCCGATAGCACCATGCCTTTTGAACAGAATAGGGATCTGTTTTATTTAAGTGGAGCCGATCAAGAGGAAACCATTTTGTTGCTTTTCCCTGATGCCCATGAGAAAAAGCATAGGGAGATCCTGTTCGTCAGGGAGACCAATGCACACATTGCGGTCTGGGAAGGGGAAAAATTGACCAAGGAAAAAGCCACGGAAGTATCTGGTATCGAAACCATTTATTGGTTGACTGAATTTGATAAGATATTTTATGATCTTATGACCGAAGTGGAAACGATATATTTTAATACCAACGAGCATTACCGTCAGGCCGTGGAGACCCAAACAAGGGAAGATCGGTTTATAATGAAATGTAAACAGGATTATCCTGCGCACCAATGGGCCAAAAGTAATCCGATTTTACAAGAGATTAGGGGGGTAAAGGAGCCAGAGGAAATTGCTATCATGCAAACAGCCTGTAATATTACCGAAAAGGGATTCAGGCGCCTATTGCAATTTGTAAAGCCAGGGGTAATGGAATATGAAATTGAGGCAGAATTGCTACATGAATTTATTCGTAATAAGTCCAAGGGCTTTGCTTATACCCCAATTATTGCGTCCGGCAACAATGCCAACGTACTGCATTATATAGAAAACAATCGCGAATGTAAGGATGGGGATATGTTATTGATGGATGTAGCAGCCGAGTACGCCAATTATTCAAGTGATCTTACCCGCACCATTCCTGTCAACGGCAGGTTTACCCCAAGGCAAAAGGCGGTTTATGAAGCCGTACTACGGGTAAAGAATGACGCTACGGCCATGTTGGTACCCGGTACTATGTGGGGGGAATATCATAAGGAAGTAGGTAAGCTAATGACTTCAGAGTTGTTGGGCTTGGGCTTGCTGGATAAGGCCGATGTTCAGAATGAGGATAAGGACTGGCCCGCCTATAAAAAGTACTTTATGCATGGCACCAGTCATCACATAGGGTTAAATACTCATGATTATGGGGCTTTAAAAACACCTATGGTGGCCAACATGGTATATACTGTGGAGCCCGGAATCTATATTCCGGAGGAAAAAATGGGAATAAGATTGGAAGACGATGTGGTAATCCAAGAAAAAGGAGCTCCTTTTAACCTCATGGCAAATATACCTATTGAAGCAGCCGAGATTGAAGAGCTGATGAATGCTTAG
- a CDS encoding M28 family peptidase: MTKIPLLIFLSLVCLSWAQTKNSAVTTDDYLNILRNNLSGDEAYETTAFIEQFWRVVGNEGFNKSIHKVAASLQAAGYVLEDNATNTDRFTYRLEKRPLQHPTWEIVDANISLVGENTPLLSYTSNRNMVYLNSISTPKNGTTGEVIYVEDMNDLQKVSVKGKIIFTEINAPEIYTEGVLKKGALGIFSYDNPDYLKPDINVNSIQFRSLTFDPKNTWGIALSYRAREKLKAELEKGKVYAKVFISSKMYPSEELTLVANIKGSEMPKESLVFSAHVQEPGANDNASGVGAQLEMATVVAKLIRNESIDAQRTMTFIWGDEIISTKRYLQENEKRAKGIKWGLSLDMVGENTAITGGSFLIEKMPDPSAIWTRGKDKHTEWGGKLLTLEDMKPHYLNDYMIHNFLKQGKLANWEVNTNPYEGGSDHTPFLDSNIPGLLFWHFTDQFYHTDSDRLDKVSQETLKNVSIAALASALTLVNGDSYAAMDIVKIVRDAATNRLAEEFLLSEKAIKTGNPLESEVAIIKAWEDWYLKAIASTTDLASPENTVILEKAILEAQAIIESQAKMFVEELEK; encoded by the coding sequence ATGACCAAAATTCCACTCCTTATATTTCTAAGCCTAGTTTGCCTAAGCTGGGCACAAACAAAGAATTCTGCAGTTACCACAGACGATTATTTAAATATCCTTAGGAACAACCTTAGCGGGGATGAAGCCTATGAAACTACTGCATTCATAGAACAGTTTTGGCGGGTGGTAGGCAATGAAGGCTTTAATAAGAGCATCCACAAAGTGGCAGCATCCTTGCAAGCTGCGGGCTATGTTTTGGAAGACAACGCAACCAATACAGATCGTTTTACCTACAGACTGGAAAAAAGGCCCTTGCAACATCCTACTTGGGAAATTGTAGATGCAAACATTAGTCTAGTTGGGGAAAATACCCCATTGCTATCCTACACCTCCAACAGGAACATGGTTTATCTAAATTCCATTTCGACCCCAAAAAATGGAACAACCGGAGAGGTTATTTATGTCGAAGACATGAATGATCTTCAAAAGGTTTCTGTAAAAGGCAAAATTATTTTTACTGAAATAAATGCCCCTGAAATTTATACAGAAGGGGTGCTAAAAAAAGGTGCCCTGGGTATATTCAGTTATGACAATCCCGACTATTTAAAGCCCGATATAAATGTGAATTCCATCCAATTCCGAAGCTTGACTTTCGATCCCAAAAACACTTGGGGAATTGCCCTTTCCTACCGGGCAAGAGAAAAATTAAAGGCGGAATTGGAAAAAGGAAAAGTATATGCCAAGGTATTTATTTCCAGCAAAATGTATCCTTCCGAGGAACTAACCTTGGTTGCCAATATAAAGGGCTCCGAAATGCCAAAGGAAAGCCTGGTGTTCAGCGCACATGTTCAAGAACCTGGTGCCAACGATAATGCCAGCGGAGTAGGTGCCCAATTGGAAATGGCCACAGTGGTTGCCAAATTAATCAGGAATGAGAGTATTGATGCCCAGAGAACAATGACCTTTATTTGGGGCGATGAAATTATTTCCACAAAAAGATACTTACAAGAAAATGAGAAAAGGGCCAAGGGTATAAAATGGGGACTAAGTTTGGATATGGTAGGAGAAAACACTGCTATTACGGGGGGTTCTTTTTTAATAGAAAAAATGCCGGATCCAAGTGCCATATGGACTAGGGGAAAAGATAAACATACAGAGTGGGGCGGCAAGCTGCTCACCTTGGAAGATATGAAGCCCCATTACCTAAATGACTATATGATCCATAATTTTTTAAAGCAGGGAAAACTTGCCAATTGGGAGGTAAATACCAACCCCTATGAAGGTGGCAGTGACCATACCCCTTTTTTGGACAGCAATATACCCGGATTATTGTTTTGGCACTTTACGGATCAGTTTTACCATACCGATAGCGACAGATTGGATAAGGTCTCCCAAGAAACCCTTAAAAATGTGAGCATTGCAGCTTTGGCTAGTGCCCTTACCTTAGTAAATGGCGATTCCTATGCAGCAATGGATATCGTTAAAATAGTGAGGGATGCGGCAACAAATCGGCTTGCAGAGGAATTTCTGCTCAGTGAAAAAGCCATTAAAACCGGAAATCCCTTAGAAAGTGAGGTGGCTATAATAAAAGCTTGGGAAGATTGGTATTTAAAGGCCATTGCGTCAACAACAGACTTGGCCTCCCCGGAAAATACTGTAATTTTGGAGAAAGCAATTTTAGAGGCCCAGGCCATAATTGAATCCCAGGCAAAAATGTTTGTCGAAGAATTGGAAAAATAG
- the thiL gene encoding thiamine-phosphate kinase, producing the protein MIEDKNQEKTGLDQLGEFELIKHLTKNFTLQHTSTIKGIGDDAAVLDFKDKKAVISTDLLIEGVHFDLSYMPLKHLGYKSVMVNLSDIYAMNATATQITVSIAVSNRFPLEALEEFYSGVALACEIYKVDLVGGDTTSSTKGMLVSVTAIGEAKEENIVYRSGAKPNDLLVVSGDLGGAYCGLQVLEREKEVFKVNPNNQPDLSPYTYIVERQLKPEARRDIKGLLEKLEILPTAMIDISDGLSSEILHICDKSEVGCNLFEDKIPLDPTVISACEEFKMDSTLVALSGGEDYELLFTIDQKDFPKIKGNPHFTVVGHMTEKNEGVHLVTRSNTKIPITAQGWNSFS; encoded by the coding sequence ATGATAGAAGACAAGAATCAAGAAAAGACGGGACTGGATCAATTGGGAGAGTTTGAATTGATAAAACACCTTACCAAGAATTTCACCTTACAACATACTTCCACTATTAAGGGTATAGGCGATGATGCCGCGGTCCTGGATTTCAAGGACAAGAAGGCCGTAATATCTACAGATCTATTGATTGAGGGCGTGCATTTCGACCTTAGTTATATGCCCTTAAAGCACTTGGGCTATAAGAGCGTTATGGTAAATTTATCCGATATCTATGCCATGAACGCCACGGCCACACAAATAACGGTTTCCATTGCCGTTTCCAATAGATTTCCTTTGGAAGCTTTGGAAGAATTTTATAGCGGGGTTGCCCTGGCCTGTGAAATATATAAGGTGGACCTAGTTGGGGGAGATACTACTTCCTCTACAAAAGGAATGTTGGTAAGTGTTACAGCTATAGGGGAAGCCAAGGAAGAGAATATTGTATACAGAAGTGGGGCCAAACCTAACGATCTATTGGTAGTTTCGGGAGATTTAGGTGGTGCCTACTGTGGTTTACAGGTTTTGGAAAGGGAAAAAGAAGTTTTCAAGGTAAATCCAAACAATCAACCTGACCTATCACCTTACACCTATATCGTAGAACGTCAATTAAAGCCCGAAGCCCGAAGGGACATAAAAGGCTTGTTAGAAAAGTTGGAGATCCTCCCCACCGCTATGATCGATATCAGCGACGGACTTTCCTCCGAAATTTTACATATTTGCGATAAAAGTGAGGTGGGCTGTAATTTATTCGAGGACAAAATTCCGCTAGATCCTACCGTAATTTCGGCATGCGAAGAATTTAAAATGGACAGTACATTGGTAGCCTTAAGTGGAGGTGAAGATTACGAATTGTTGTTTACCATAGACCAAAAGGATTTTCCAAAAATAAAGGGTAATCCACATTTCACGGTAGTGGGCCATATGACCGAGAAGAATGAAGGCGTTCATTTGGTTACCAGAAGCAACACCAAAATCCCTATTACCGCCCAGGGTTGGAATTCATTTTCATAA